A window of Rhodococcus sp. SGAir0479 contains these coding sequences:
- a CDS encoding fatty acid desaturase family protein, giving the protein MAITDINEFAHLTDNDIEALGRELDEIRRDVEESRGHRDARYIRRVIRLQRSLELGGRAVLFGSRRRPAWVAGTAMLSLAKIIENMELGHNVMHGQWDWMNDPEIHSTTWEWDQTGPSEHWKRAHNYSHHTYTNIVGMDDDVGFGILRMTRDEKWRPINLLQPVANVILAAGFEWGIALHDLKAQKVLEGVDPMQWNSAPNKEFAIKIARQVGKDFVLFPALTGRAWKHTLTANATANLVRNLWAYAVIFCGHFPDGAEKFTAEQFETETRAQWYLRQMLGSANIDAGPVMGFLTGNLSYQIEHHLFPDLPSNRYPEMAVRVRALCDKYDLPYTTGPLSRQYLLALRTIHKLALPDRLLKRTSHDAPETSSERKFDATGSRIGEALRVDPDTGRRRGLLSALRAHADARVQRRRAGRRPAEVI; this is encoded by the coding sequence GTGGCCATCACCGACATCAACGAGTTCGCTCACCTCACCGACAACGACATCGAAGCCCTCGGCCGTGAACTGGACGAGATCCGCCGTGACGTCGAGGAGTCGCGGGGGCACCGCGACGCCCGCTACATCCGGCGGGTGATCCGGCTGCAACGCTCCCTCGAACTCGGCGGGCGCGCAGTGCTCTTCGGCAGCCGCCGCCGGCCCGCATGGGTCGCGGGCACGGCGATGCTCTCGCTCGCCAAGATCATCGAGAACATGGAACTCGGGCACAACGTGATGCACGGGCAGTGGGACTGGATGAACGATCCGGAGATCCACTCCACCACCTGGGAGTGGGATCAGACCGGGCCGTCGGAGCACTGGAAACGCGCCCACAACTATTCGCACCACACCTACACCAACATCGTCGGGATGGACGACGACGTGGGATTCGGGATCCTGCGGATGACGCGGGACGAGAAGTGGCGTCCGATCAACCTGCTCCAGCCCGTCGCGAACGTGATCCTCGCGGCCGGGTTCGAGTGGGGCATCGCGCTGCACGACCTCAAGGCGCAGAAGGTGCTCGAGGGCGTCGACCCGATGCAGTGGAATTCGGCTCCCAACAAGGAATTCGCGATCAAGATCGCGCGTCAGGTCGGCAAGGACTTCGTACTGTTCCCGGCGCTGACGGGCCGGGCGTGGAAGCACACGCTGACCGCGAACGCGACGGCCAACCTGGTGCGCAACCTGTGGGCGTACGCGGTGATCTTCTGCGGGCACTTCCCGGACGGCGCCGAGAAGTTCACCGCCGAGCAGTTCGAGACCGAGACCCGCGCGCAGTGGTACCTGCGGCAGATGCTCGGCAGCGCCAACATCGACGCCGGCCCGGTGATGGGTTTCCTGACCGGCAACCTGAGCTACCAGATCGAGCACCACCTGTTCCCCGATCTGCCGTCGAACCGGTACCCGGAGATGGCGGTGCGGGTGCGGGCGCTGTGCGACAAGTACGACCTGCCGTACACCACCGGACCGCTCAGCCGGCAGTACCTGCTCGCGCTGCGCACCATCCACAAGCTCGCCCTGCCGGACCGTCTGCTGAAACGCACCTCCCACGACGCTCCCGAGACCTCGTCCGAGCGCAAGTTCGACGCCACCGGCTCCCGGATCGGGGAGGCGCTGCGGGTCGACCCCGACACCGGACGCCGGCGGGGGCTCCTGTCGGCGCTGCGCGCGCACGCCGACGCACGGGTGCAGCGGCGCCGAGCGGGCCGACGGCCGGCGGAAGTGATCTGA
- the rsgA gene encoding ribosome small subunit-dependent GTPase A: MGGNAGPARLRRAGGAVLSRRQYDESDVRIRPGKGSRPRTKNRPEHADAAEGMVVSKDRGRWGVVLGGDPDRPVVTMRARELGRTPIVVGDKVSVVGDLSGKPDTLARIVRVADRETVLRRTADDTDPFERIVVANAEQLLIVVALADPPPRTGFVERALVAAYVGGLKPILCLTKSDLATPDEFAATFADLDVPVVVAGRDDPIEPVTEILAGRLTALIGHSGVGKSTMVNRLVPDAERATGVVSGVGKGRHTSTQSVALPLPGGGWVVDTPGIRSFGLAHISPEDVVGAFTDLAAAAEDCPRGCTHLGPPADPECALDTLTGESAGRVEAVRRLLVALMSNESWS, from the coding sequence CTGGGCGGCAATGCTGGGCCGGCCCGCCTCCGCCGAGCAGGAGGCGCTGTCCTGAGCCGCCGGCAGTACGACGAGTCCGACGTCCGGATCCGTCCGGGCAAGGGATCGCGTCCGCGGACCAAGAATCGGCCCGAGCACGCCGATGCCGCCGAGGGCATGGTGGTCTCGAAGGACCGGGGCCGCTGGGGCGTCGTGCTGGGCGGCGATCCGGACCGCCCCGTCGTCACCATGCGGGCCCGCGAACTCGGGCGCACCCCGATCGTGGTGGGTGACAAGGTGAGCGTCGTCGGCGACCTGTCGGGGAAGCCGGACACGCTGGCGCGCATCGTCCGGGTCGCGGATCGCGAGACCGTGCTGCGCCGCACCGCCGACGACACCGATCCGTTCGAGCGCATCGTCGTGGCCAACGCCGAGCAGCTGCTGATCGTCGTCGCGCTGGCCGATCCGCCGCCGCGCACCGGGTTCGTCGAACGCGCGCTCGTCGCGGCGTACGTGGGCGGGCTGAAACCGATTCTGTGCCTGACGAAGAGCGATCTGGCGACCCCGGACGAGTTCGCCGCCACGTTCGCCGATCTCGACGTCCCCGTGGTGGTCGCCGGCCGGGACGACCCCATCGAACCCGTGACCGAGATCCTCGCGGGCCGGCTCACGGCGCTCATCGGCCACTCGGGTGTGGGCAAGTCGACGATGGTCAATCGGCTGGTCCCGGACGCGGAGCGGGCCACGGGCGTGGTGTCGGGGGTCGGCAAGGGCCGGCACACCTCCACGCAGTCGGTGGCGCTGCCGCTGCCGGGCGGCGGCTGGGTGGTGGACACCCCCGGCATCCGGTCGTTCGGGCTCGCGCACATCTCCCCCGAGGACGTCGTCGGCGCGTTCACCGACCTGGCCGCGGCCGCCGAGGACTGCCCGCGCGGGTGCACCCATCTGGGTCCGCCGGCCGACCCCGAGTGCGCGCTCGACACCCTCACCGGTGAGTCCGCGGGGCGAGTCGAGGCGGTGCGGCGGCTGCTGGTCGCGCTCATGTCGAACGAATCCTGGTCGTAG
- a CDS encoding fatty acid desaturase family protein, whose product MAITDIKEYAHLTDADVEALGRELDAIRRDVEESRGERDARYIRNTIRLQRGLEIGGRAVLFGSRKRSLWWLGTGMLGVAKIIENMELGHNVMHGQWDWMNDPEVHSANWEWDNVDPSAHWKQTHNYLHHKYTNILGMDDDVGYGLLRVTRDQRWQPFNYGNLAYNALLALLFQYGVAIQHLELGKVAKGRDDRAETKRRLREVGEKIGKQVAKDYVVYPALTGKAWKSTMTANATANVIRNLWTNAVIFCGHFPDGAEKFTKADVEKETHAEWYLRQMLGSANISGGPVMDFMTGNLSYQIEHHIYPDLPSNRYAEIAVKVRALCEKYDLPYTTGPLPVQYAKAWRTIAKLSLPNKYLKDTADDAPETASERKFGGNTTASIDPATGRRRGLGSAIAASRKRRGLRALLSR is encoded by the coding sequence GTGGCGATTACAGACATCAAGGAGTACGCGCATCTGACGGATGCCGATGTCGAGGCGCTCGGACGCGAACTCGACGCCATCCGCCGTGATGTCGAGGAGTCCCGGGGTGAGCGCGACGCGCGCTACATCCGCAACACCATCCGACTGCAGCGGGGGCTGGAGATCGGGGGCCGCGCGGTGCTGTTCGGCAGTCGCAAGCGCTCGTTGTGGTGGCTCGGCACCGGCATGCTGGGTGTCGCGAAGATCATCGAGAACATGGAACTCGGGCACAACGTGATGCACGGGCAGTGGGACTGGATGAACGATCCGGAGGTCCACTCGGCCAACTGGGAGTGGGACAACGTCGACCCGTCGGCCCACTGGAAGCAGACCCACAACTACCTGCACCACAAGTACACCAACATCCTGGGCATGGACGACGACGTGGGCTACGGCCTGCTGCGCGTCACCCGCGACCAGCGGTGGCAGCCCTTCAACTACGGCAACCTGGCGTACAACGCGCTGCTGGCGTTGCTGTTCCAGTACGGCGTCGCCATCCAGCACCTCGAGCTCGGCAAGGTGGCCAAGGGTCGCGACGATCGCGCCGAGACCAAGCGCAGGCTGCGCGAGGTCGGCGAGAAGATCGGCAAGCAGGTCGCCAAGGACTACGTGGTGTACCCGGCGCTCACCGGTAAGGCGTGGAAGTCGACGATGACGGCCAACGCGACCGCGAACGTCATCCGAAACCTGTGGACCAACGCGGTGATCTTCTGCGGCCATTTCCCGGACGGTGCCGAGAAGTTCACCAAGGCGGACGTCGAGAAGGAGACGCACGCGGAGTGGTATCTGCGGCAGATGCTCGGTAGCGCCAACATCTCCGGCGGTCCCGTCATGGACTTCATGACCGGCAACCTCAGCTACCAGATCGAGCACCACATCTACCCGGACCTGCCGTCGAACCGGTACGCCGAGATCGCCGTCAAGGTGCGCGCCCTGTGTGAGAAGTACGACCTGCCGTACACGACCGGGCCGTTGCCGGTGCAGTACGCCAAGGCGTGGCGCACCATCGCCAAGTTGTCGCTGCCGAACAAGTACCTCAAGGACACTGCGGACGATGCGCCCGAGACGGCGTCGGAGCGCAAGTTCGGGGGCAACACCACCGCGAGCATCGATCCGGCCACCGGCCGGCGGCGCGGGCTCGGCTCCGCAATCGCGGCGTCGAGGAAGCGACGGGGACTGCGCGCGTTGCTGTCGCGGTAG
- a CDS encoding SOS response-associated peptidase: MCGRYATTADPATLAVELDAVNETGEPGGPDAAADYNVAPTTPVLTVVARHDGGDPESPVTRRIRRMRWGLVPSYASDPGRGAPLFNARSETVATKPAFKSSLRFRRCLVPMDGWYEWQTEPGADGKAAKAAYYMSRGDGQRLFMAGLWSVWHDPKAPTNPPLLSTTILTTDSVDQLANVHDRMPLILPPERWDAWLDPDSLGHPDLIRPSLESVAAVDVRRVSPRVNSVRNNGPDLLAPDTGERVGEQISLL; this comes from the coding sequence ATGTGCGGCAGGTATGCGACGACGGCCGACCCGGCGACGCTCGCGGTCGAACTCGACGCCGTGAACGAGACGGGGGAGCCCGGCGGGCCCGATGCCGCGGCGGACTACAACGTCGCGCCCACCACCCCGGTCCTCACGGTCGTCGCCCGGCACGACGGCGGTGACCCCGAGTCGCCCGTCACCCGTCGCATCCGCCGCATGCGCTGGGGACTGGTGCCGTCGTACGCGAGCGATCCCGGCCGCGGCGCACCGCTGTTCAACGCCCGCTCCGAGACCGTCGCCACCAAGCCGGCGTTCAAATCGTCGCTGCGCTTCCGGCGCTGCCTGGTCCCGATGGACGGCTGGTACGAGTGGCAGACCGAGCCCGGTGCGGACGGCAAGGCGGCCAAGGCGGCGTACTACATGTCGCGCGGCGACGGGCAGCGGCTGTTCATGGCCGGGCTGTGGTCGGTGTGGCACGACCCGAAGGCGCCGACGAACCCGCCGCTGCTGTCCACCACGATCCTGACGACCGACTCGGTGGACCAGCTGGCGAACGTGCACGATCGGATGCCGCTGATCCTGCCGCCCGAGCGGTGGGACGCGTGGCTCGACCCGGACAGCCTCGGCCACCCCGACCTGATCCGACCGAGCCTCGAATCCGTCGCGGCCGTCGATGTCCGGCGCGTCTCACCGCGGGTGAACAGCGTGCGCAACAACGGTCCCGACCTGCTCGCCCCCGACACCGGGGAACGGGTGGGGGAGCAGATCAGCCTGCTGTGA
- a CDS encoding NADH:flavin oxidoreductase — translation MTIAGLHTDSVSATPDPFAPATLGPVRLRNRIIKAATSEGRSPEGLVTDDLIDFHLGFVRGGVGMTTVAYCCVAPEGASAPGQILMSHKALPGLRRLTDAVHDAGGAIAAQLGHAGVVASKKITGVTAMSPSRVINPSSLEYCREITPAEIRRVIDQFGDAAAIAVEAGFDAVELHFGHLYLPSSFLSPLLNRRKDEYGGTIDNRSRLVREIAQRVREVVGDRIAVTAKISMDDGIRGSIWLSESLRTVQLLDQDRNLDAIELTQGSSFFKQMYLFRGDVPVDEFAAVMKEPFKTGVRLFGKRALGTYPYEDLYMLESARQFVPVVTNTQLILLGGINDYEHIATGMREGFGFVAMGRALLREPDLIDRIRADHTVTGRCNHNNKCMYTVYGRTHCVLDPDSTHGGAGSTAPASFAADRSKELPITPA, via the coding sequence ATGACCATCGCAGGCCTGCACACCGACTCGGTGTCGGCGACCCCGGACCCGTTCGCCCCGGCAACCCTGGGGCCGGTTCGACTGCGCAACCGCATCATCAAGGCCGCCACGTCAGAGGGGCGGTCCCCCGAGGGTCTCGTGACCGACGACCTGATCGACTTCCACCTGGGCTTCGTGCGGGGCGGCGTGGGCATGACCACCGTGGCGTACTGCTGCGTCGCGCCGGAAGGGGCGAGCGCCCCGGGCCAGATCCTGATGAGCCACAAGGCGCTTCCGGGTCTGCGCCGGCTGACCGACGCCGTCCACGACGCGGGCGGCGCCATCGCGGCCCAGCTCGGTCACGCCGGCGTGGTGGCGTCGAAGAAGATCACCGGGGTGACGGCGATGTCGCCGAGTCGGGTGATCAACCCCTCGTCCCTCGAATACTGCCGGGAGATCACCCCGGCGGAGATCCGCCGGGTGATCGATCAGTTCGGGGACGCGGCGGCGATCGCCGTGGAGGCCGGCTTCGACGCGGTGGAACTGCACTTCGGCCACCTCTACCTGCCGAGCTCGTTCTTGAGCCCGCTGCTCAATCGCCGCAAGGACGAGTACGGCGGCACCATCGACAACCGGTCCCGGCTGGTGCGGGAGATCGCCCAGCGGGTGCGTGAGGTCGTCGGCGACCGGATCGCGGTGACCGCGAAGATCAGCATGGACGACGGCATCCGCGGCAGCATCTGGCTGTCGGAATCGCTTCGGACGGTGCAGCTCCTCGATCAGGACCGGAACCTGGACGCGATCGAACTGACCCAGGGGTCGTCGTTCTTCAAGCAGATGTACCTGTTCCGCGGCGACGTCCCCGTCGACGAGTTCGCGGCGGTGATGAAGGAGCCGTTCAAGACCGGAGTCCGGCTGTTCGGCAAGCGCGCGCTGGGTACCTACCCGTACGAGGACCTGTACATGCTGGAGTCGGCTCGCCAGTTCGTGCCGGTCGTGACGAACACGCAGCTGATCCTGCTGGGCGGCATCAACGACTACGAGCACATCGCGACCGGCATGCGGGAGGGCTTCGGCTTCGTCGCGATGGGGCGGGCGCTGCTGCGCGAACCCGATCTGATCGACCGCATCCGGGCGGACCACACCGTCACCGGCCGCTGCAACCACAACAACAAGTGCATGTACACCGTCTACGGGCGCACGCACTGCGTCCTCGACCCGGACAGCACGCACGGCGGTGCCGGATCCACCGCGCCCGCCTCGTTCGCCGCGGACCGGTCGAAGGAGCTCCCGATCACCCCTGCCTGA
- a CDS encoding CocE/NonD family hydrolase: MRTLSRPRPGALLRRGTVALAAGTAVVLGLTAGPAVASADPTGGDAGRAWTATTDGPDRYPDIAVDEDVPIRMSDGVVLRASVYRPADASGRAVADALPTVFNLTPYTRLVPALADAAAAHPVLGEALDQLGAADLSGTPLDGLTELTGGLGGGLLRTFGVNRDLVRNGYVQVVVDVRGTGYSQGAWDVLGEREQRDTVEVFDWARTQPWSDGTFGMAGVSYSAINSLHAADKQPQGLKAIFPVEPSEDLAREIVATGGAFGAGFMPAWLVAVNGLKFAPVDSLLRGEFDPQWLADRLADPAVMFPQMFDAVLNGGGEAADDGPFYDVRAADIERIQVPTFVTGGWHDIFGRGESRIFDRLQLPAGQKQLLMGNGYHLNPGLGHGREGAPPRLDVLERAWFHKWLKGIDNGIDRYGPATLYRQGDGWITASQFPRAGAAHQRLYLNGTPSGSAPHAVVDGSLTTQAPAAASTHSVAPGLRGACSRDTAQGTAGFGAILGSACTQDARFAEAEALTFTTAPVTEATEISGPLAVHLLTTTDGADGFWSVTVNDVAPDGRSTVLTNGALLSSRAALDESRSEKDASGAYTVPVADLHADSKRTVAPGVPLVLEIGLNGTEAKLAPGHRLRVDIAAASFPRYLPMLPDLQASGLKPQRLLIDPAEPSYVNVPVVGAPGW; this comes from the coding sequence TTGCGAACTCTTTCGCGCCCGCGTCCGGGCGCACTCCTGCGCCGAGGCACCGTCGCGCTCGCCGCCGGCACGGCGGTGGTGCTCGGCCTCACCGCCGGACCGGCCGTCGCGTCCGCGGACCCCACCGGGGGCGACGCCGGGCGGGCGTGGACGGCCACGACCGACGGGCCCGACCGGTACCCGGACATCGCCGTCGACGAGGACGTCCCGATCCGGATGAGCGACGGCGTCGTGCTCCGCGCGAGCGTCTACCGTCCGGCCGACGCGTCCGGGCGGGCCGTCGCCGATGCGCTGCCCACGGTCTTCAACCTCACCCCGTACACGCGTCTGGTCCCGGCGCTCGCCGACGCCGCTGCCGCGCATCCGGTGCTGGGAGAGGCGTTGGACCAGCTGGGCGCGGCCGACCTGTCCGGCACCCCCCTCGACGGGCTCACCGAACTCACGGGCGGGCTGGGCGGCGGGCTGCTGCGTACGTTCGGCGTCAACCGCGACCTCGTCCGGAACGGTTACGTCCAAGTGGTGGTGGACGTGCGCGGCACCGGCTACTCGCAGGGCGCCTGGGACGTGCTGGGCGAGCGCGAGCAGCGAGACACCGTCGAGGTCTTCGACTGGGCCCGCACCCAGCCGTGGTCGGACGGCACGTTCGGCATGGCCGGCGTCTCGTACTCCGCGATCAACAGCCTGCACGCGGCCGACAAGCAGCCGCAGGGGCTGAAGGCCATCTTCCCGGTCGAGCCCTCGGAGGACCTGGCCCGCGAGATCGTCGCCACCGGCGGTGCGTTCGGCGCCGGGTTCATGCCGGCGTGGCTGGTGGCGGTCAACGGCCTCAAGTTCGCACCGGTCGACTCGCTGCTGCGCGGAGAGTTCGATCCGCAGTGGCTCGCCGACCGGCTGGCCGACCCGGCGGTGATGTTCCCGCAGATGTTCGACGCCGTCCTGAACGGGGGCGGTGAGGCGGCCGACGACGGACCCTTCTACGACGTCCGTGCCGCCGACATCGAGCGCATCCAGGTCCCCACGTTCGTCACCGGCGGCTGGCACGACATCTTCGGACGCGGCGAATCGCGCATCTTCGATCGGCTGCAGCTGCCGGCCGGGCAGAAGCAGCTTCTGATGGGCAACGGCTACCACCTCAACCCGGGGCTCGGGCACGGCCGGGAGGGCGCGCCGCCGCGGCTGGACGTCCTCGAGCGGGCGTGGTTTCACAAGTGGCTCAAGGGGATCGACAACGGTATCGACCGGTACGGACCCGCCACGCTGTACCGGCAGGGGGACGGCTGGATCACCGCCTCGCAGTTCCCGCGGGCGGGCGCCGCACACCAGCGCCTGTATCTGAACGGGACACCGTCGGGTTCCGCACCGCACGCCGTCGTCGACGGCTCACTGACCACGCAGGCGCCCGCCGCCGCGAGCACGCACAGCGTGGCACCGGGTCTGCGGGGAGCCTGTTCCCGCGACACCGCGCAGGGCACCGCCGGTTTCGGCGCCATCCTCGGATCGGCGTGCACGCAGGACGCCCGGTTCGCCGAGGCCGAGGCGTTGACCTTCACCACCGCCCCGGTCACCGAGGCGACGGAGATCTCGGGACCGCTCGCCGTGCATCTGCTCACCACCACCGACGGCGCCGACGGCTTCTGGTCGGTGACGGTCAACGACGTGGCCCCCGACGGCCGTTCGACGGTCCTCACCAACGGGGCGCTGCTGTCGTCGCGCGCAGCGCTCGACGAGTCGAGGAGCGAGAAGGACGCGTCCGGTGCGTACACCGTCCCGGTCGCGGACCTGCATGCGGACAGCAAGCGAACGGTCGCCCCGGGGGTGCCGCTGGTTCTCGAGATCGGGTTGAACGGCACCGAGGCGAAGCTGGCGCCCGGCCACCGGCTCCGCGTGGACATCGCGGCGGCGAGCTTCCCGCGCTACCTGCCGATGCTGCCGGACCTGCAGGCGTCGGGGCTGAAGCCGCAGCGGCTGCTGATCGACCCCGCCGAGCCGAGTTACGTCAACGTCCCGGTCGTCGGCGCGCCCGGGTGGTGA
- a CDS encoding PLD nuclease N-terminal domain-containing protein: protein MDSFWDYFWLVFACFAFAAYVMVLFSILADLFRDHRTSGWVKAVWVFFLFVLPVLGELIYLIVRGRGMVERSAQAARGYREAEDAYIRDVAGSSPDRDLATAQTLLDTGVISEDEYRVLADRARGAD, encoded by the coding sequence ATGGACTCGTTCTGGGACTACTTTTGGCTCGTCTTCGCGTGCTTCGCGTTCGCGGCGTACGTGATGGTTCTGTTCTCGATCCTCGCGGACCTGTTCCGGGACCACCGCACGTCGGGCTGGGTGAAGGCCGTGTGGGTGTTCTTCCTGTTCGTGCTGCCGGTCCTCGGGGAGCTGATCTACCTGATCGTGCGCGGTCGCGGAATGGTCGAGCGATCGGCGCAGGCCGCCCGCGGCTACCGCGAGGCCGAGGACGCGTACATCCGCGACGTCGCCGGGTCCTCGCCGGACCGGGACCTCGCGACGGCGCAGACGCTGCTGGACACCGGTGTGATCAGCGAAGACGAGTACCGCGTTCTCGCCGACCGCGCCCGCGGCGCCGACTGA
- a CDS encoding LLM class flavin-dependent oxidoreductase — protein MSLPISILDLAQIGSDETAGDSFRASVAMARNAERWGYHRIWYAEHHNMPSIASSATSVLIAHVAAHTERIRLGSGGIMLPNHAPLTIAEQFGTLAELHPGRIDLGLGRAPGSDQQTMRALRRDPASAESFPQDVLELQGYLTGPSRIPGIEATPGRGTDVPLYILGSSLFGARLAAALGLPYAFASHFAPDALHDAIAIYRREFRPSAQLAEPYVIAAVNVIAADSEDEAQRLFLETKRKRVGLFVGRGRTFTPEEADMILEAPAGRQIQAMVRYTAVGTPSVVRDYLDGFADRTGADELMVVSSAPERDAWMRSLELVADVTGLASRTAVTAG, from the coding sequence TTGTCCCTGCCCATCTCCATCCTCGACCTCGCGCAGATCGGCTCCGACGAGACCGCCGGCGACAGTTTCCGCGCCAGCGTGGCGATGGCCCGGAACGCGGAACGCTGGGGCTACCACCGGATCTGGTACGCCGAGCACCACAACATGCCGTCGATCGCGTCGTCCGCGACGAGCGTGCTGATCGCGCACGTCGCCGCGCACACCGAGCGGATCCGGCTCGGATCGGGCGGCATCATGCTGCCCAACCACGCGCCGCTGACCATCGCCGAGCAGTTCGGCACGCTCGCCGAACTGCATCCCGGCCGGATCGACCTGGGCCTGGGACGCGCGCCCGGCAGCGATCAGCAGACCATGCGCGCGCTGCGCCGCGATCCCGCTTCGGCGGAGTCGTTCCCCCAGGACGTCCTGGAACTGCAGGGCTACCTCACCGGGCCCTCGCGCATCCCGGGTATCGAGGCGACGCCGGGCCGCGGCACCGACGTGCCGCTGTACATCCTCGGGTCCTCGCTCTTCGGCGCCCGGCTGGCCGCAGCGCTGGGGCTGCCGTACGCGTTCGCGTCGCACTTCGCGCCGGACGCGTTGCACGACGCCATCGCGATCTACCGGCGCGAGTTCCGGCCGTCGGCGCAACTCGCCGAGCCGTACGTGATCGCGGCCGTCAACGTCATCGCCGCCGACTCTGAAGACGAGGCCCAGCGACTGTTCCTCGAGACCAAGCGCAAGCGTGTCGGGCTGTTCGTGGGCCGCGGCCGCACGTTCACCCCCGAGGAGGCCGACATGATCCTCGAGGCGCCCGCCGGCCGGCAGATCCAGGCGATGGTCCGATACACCGCCGTCGGCACCCCGTCCGTCGTGCGGGACTACCTCGACGGCTTCGCCGACCGCACCGGCGCCGACGAGTTGATGGTCGTGTCGTCGGCGCCCGAGCGGGACGCGTGGATGCGGTCGCTCGAGCTGGTCGCCGACGTGACCGGGCTGGCGTCGCGGACGGCGGTCACAGCAGGCTGA
- the aroA gene encoding 3-phosphoshikimate 1-carboxyvinyltransferase, which yields MGEDGRVSRDSLWRAPRAEAPVDASVTLPGSKSITNRALVLAALASGPSTITGALRSRDTDLMIRGLQALGVTITATPDAATGTTLHVVPAPMTGGAVDCGLAGTVMRFLPPVAALADGTVAVDGDEQARTRPLGTILEALRGLGADITGDALPFTVRGRGALRGGTVTIDASGSSQFVSGLLLSAARFDEGVTVRHQGGSLPSMPHIDMTVEMLREAGVVVLTPGESGDADTWRVLPGEIAPVDRVVEPDLSNATPFLAAAAVTGGTVRVPLWPSRTTQPGDAIRGILTDMGADVRTERGTLTVTGPKSLRGIDIDLHDIGELTPTVAALAALADGPSVLRGIAHLRGHETDRLAALTAEIDKLGGAVTETADGLRIEPRPLHGGRWHSYADHRMATAGAILGLVVEGVDIEDVGTTAKTLPGFENLWAAMLGRPASAEQEALS from the coding sequence ATAGGCGAAGATGGACGGGTGAGTCGTGACAGCCTGTGGAGAGCGCCCCGAGCCGAAGCCCCCGTGGATGCGTCAGTGACGCTGCCCGGATCGAAGTCGATCACCAATCGCGCGCTCGTCCTCGCGGCGCTCGCGTCCGGGCCCTCCACGATCACGGGCGCGCTGCGCAGCCGCGACACCGACCTGATGATCCGGGGCCTGCAGGCCCTCGGGGTGACGATCACCGCGACACCCGACGCCGCCACCGGCACGACCCTGCACGTCGTCCCCGCACCGATGACCGGGGGCGCCGTCGACTGCGGTCTCGCCGGCACGGTGATGCGCTTCCTGCCTCCGGTGGCCGCACTCGCCGACGGCACCGTCGCGGTGGACGGCGACGAGCAGGCGCGCACCCGGCCGCTCGGCACGATTCTCGAGGCGCTGCGCGGGCTGGGTGCCGACATCACCGGCGACGCCCTCCCCTTCACCGTCCGTGGCCGCGGCGCACTGCGCGGCGGCACCGTGACGATCGACGCATCCGGCTCGTCGCAGTTCGTATCGGGACTGCTGCTGTCGGCGGCCCGTTTCGACGAGGGCGTCACCGTCCGTCACCAGGGCGGCTCCCTCCCGTCGATGCCGCACATCGACATGACCGTCGAGATGCTGCGCGAGGCCGGGGTGGTCGTGCTGACGCCCGGGGAGAGCGGCGACGCCGACACGTGGCGGGTGCTGCCGGGCGAGATCGCGCCCGTCGATCGGGTCGTGGAACCGGATCTGTCGAACGCGACGCCGTTCCTGGCGGCGGCCGCGGTCACCGGCGGTACCGTGCGGGTGCCGCTGTGGCCGTCGCGCACGACCCAGCCCGGTGACGCGATCCGCGGCATTCTCACCGACATGGGCGCCGACGTCCGCACGGAGCGCGGCACCCTCACGGTCACCGGTCCGAAGTCGTTGCGCGGCATCGACATCGACCTGCACGACATCGGCGAGCTCACCCCCACGGTCGCCGCGCTCGCGGCGCTCGCAGACGGGCCGTCGGTGCTGCGCGGCATCGCGCACCTGCGCGGCCACGAGACCGACCGCCTGGCCGCACTGACCGCCGAGATCGACAAGCTGGGCGGCGCGGTGACCGAGACCGCCGACGGGCTGCGCATCGAGCCGCGTCCGCTGCACGGCGGCCGGTGGCACTCGTACGCCGATCACCGCATGGCGACGGCCGGCGCGATCCTCGGCCTGGTGGTCGAGGGCGTCGACATCGAGGACGTGGGCACCACCGCGAAGACGCTGCCCGGCTTCGAGAACCTCTGGGCGGCAATGCTGGGCCGGCCCGCCTCCGCCGAGCAGGAGGCGCTGTCCTGA